One region of Rhodothermaceae bacterium genomic DNA includes:
- a CDS encoding insulinase family protein, whose protein sequence is MNVHPTSFKTVLVAFLLCMTGYLPAVNAQAQLDLNQPIPVDSAVTIGQLENGITYYLRENHEPESRLELRLAVNAGSILEDEDQLGLAHFVEHMLFNGTRRFPKQTLMAFLQRIGMQIGPDINAYTSFDETVYQLQVPTDSMEVVRKAFQVLEDWAAYATLSDEEIDNERGVVVEEWRSRRGAQGRMLDEELPVILGESRYAKRLPIGDTLVIKQSAYETVRRYYETWYRPDLMAVVVVGAMDVPTMKSLVEEHFATIPTAENPVPRPTFDVPYMETRYKVVSDPEYDFFPVLSMRYRQPEAPMKILVDYRRSLVGSVARGMLSRRFGEIAQDGTRAPFLAAGAGAGDLVRGFPQFSLTAYANEDSLVAALRTLILESERVRQHPFTPGELSRFKESFLRSREEAYNERENTPSARLVSSYVNHYLEDSPIPGVVNQYRLAQQLLPTITLEEVSAYLPKALSSEDRVVTVNLPEKPSLEWVTEEVLASTFEEYDGTVVEPYIDATSDVPLFDKVLEPAAVVSENSIPELGVSEITLSNGIRVVMKPTDFRADEVRFTSFSEGGTSLYGDGEYLTASFAASTVNGSGVGAFNQTELQKKLSGKRASVSASISSLFEGFSGQASPEDLELLFQLIHLRATQARLDSSAFLSQVNLNRTFLANRENSPGAAFSDTLSTTLYMNHPRYRPTKMEELDSIDMERALQVYQERYADMDDFVFVFVGAFEVDTLTALAQTYLGTLPATDREETWQDVNVQYPEGTVVKTVYKGEEPQSRVNITFNGDYEDSRQARHHMESLERLLDILLFEELREERGGIYGAGVSAIQLRRPQERYRFSINFGCDPERAEELTNAVFETIKEIKQSGVEEDYVARVQEQQRQARITDLEENRFWLSALRSSYYSDSVSEPLDILRYDELVDSLTADDLQQAATKWLTDRYVQVTLFPEQP, encoded by the coding sequence ATGAACGTACATCCCACTTCATTCAAAACCGTGCTGGTCGCTTTTCTACTTTGCATGACGGGTTATTTACCCGCTGTGAACGCGCAGGCCCAGCTTGACTTGAATCAGCCCATTCCTGTTGATAGCGCTGTTACCATTGGCCAATTGGAGAATGGTATAACATACTATCTGCGAGAGAACCACGAGCCGGAGTCTCGTCTTGAGCTTCGCTTGGCCGTAAATGCTGGTAGCATACTGGAGGACGAAGATCAACTTGGGCTGGCCCATTTCGTGGAGCATATGCTTTTTAACGGTACGCGGCGCTTTCCGAAACAGACGCTTATGGCCTTTTTGCAGCGCATTGGCATGCAAATCGGTCCGGATATTAATGCTTATACAAGTTTCGATGAAACGGTCTATCAACTCCAGGTACCTACTGATAGCATGGAGGTGGTGCGCAAGGCATTTCAGGTGTTGGAAGACTGGGCAGCCTACGCTACGCTGAGCGACGAAGAAATTGACAATGAGCGCGGTGTTGTTGTGGAGGAGTGGCGCAGCCGACGAGGGGCACAGGGACGCATGTTGGATGAGGAACTCCCGGTTATTCTTGGTGAATCCCGTTATGCGAAGCGGCTGCCAATCGGAGATACACTTGTCATCAAGCAGAGTGCCTACGAAACCGTACGCCGCTATTACGAAACTTGGTATCGCCCCGATCTGATGGCGGTTGTTGTCGTAGGTGCTATGGATGTGCCAACTATGAAGTCCCTGGTGGAAGAACATTTTGCCACGATTCCAACAGCCGAGAATCCGGTGCCACGTCCGACCTTTGACGTGCCATATATGGAGACGCGATACAAGGTTGTGAGTGATCCAGAGTATGATTTTTTCCCGGTACTTTCGATGAGGTACAGACAGCCAGAAGCCCCGATGAAAATTCTTGTTGACTATCGCCGGTCTTTGGTGGGGTCCGTGGCAAGGGGTATGCTTTCCCGGCGATTTGGCGAGATTGCTCAGGATGGTACCCGTGCACCTTTTCTCGCTGCAGGAGCAGGTGCTGGGGATCTTGTTCGGGGGTTCCCCCAATTCAGTTTAACCGCCTATGCGAACGAAGATAGCCTGGTTGCCGCACTTCGCACACTTATTCTCGAATCGGAACGAGTTAGACAGCATCCGTTCACACCTGGCGAATTGTCGCGGTTTAAAGAATCGTTCCTTCGCTCGCGTGAGGAAGCGTACAATGAGCGCGAAAACACACCTTCGGCACGGCTGGTATCTTCTTATGTGAATCATTATTTGGAAGACTCTCCAATTCCGGGTGTTGTGAATCAGTACCGGCTTGCGCAGCAGCTTCTGCCAACTATCACACTGGAAGAAGTAAGTGCGTATCTGCCAAAAGCGCTGAGTAGCGAGGATCGGGTAGTGACCGTAAATCTTCCCGAAAAACCATCGCTTGAATGGGTCACTGAAGAGGTCCTGGCCAGCACATTCGAGGAATATGATGGTACCGTAGTGGAACCCTACATTGATGCTACATCGGATGTACCTTTGTTTGACAAGGTACTGGAGCCAGCTGCGGTCGTAAGCGAAAATTCTATCCCCGAACTTGGAGTTTCTGAGATCACGTTGTCGAACGGTATTCGCGTTGTAATGAAGCCGACCGATTTTCGTGCTGACGAAGTTCGGTTCACATCCTTCAGCGAGGGCGGTACATCTCTGTACGGTGACGGTGAGTACCTGACTGCGTCGTTTGCAGCATCAACTGTGAATGGTAGTGGAGTTGGCGCGTTCAACCAGACGGAGTTACAGAAAAAGCTTTCGGGAAAAAGGGCATCTGTTTCCGCGTCCATCAGTTCCTTGTTTGAGGGTTTCAGTGGCCAAGCGTCGCCGGAAGACCTGGAATTACTCTTCCAGTTAATTCACCTGCGTGCTACGCAGGCACGCTTGGACTCTTCTGCATTTTTGTCTCAGGTCAATCTGAACCGCACTTTTCTGGCGAATCGCGAGAATTCTCCTGGTGCGGCATTCAGCGACACGCTTAGCACGACACTATATATGAATCACCCGCGCTACAGACCGACCAAAATGGAGGAACTTGACTCTATAGATATGGAACGTGCACTGCAGGTCTATCAGGAGCGATATGCCGACATGGATGATTTTGTGTTTGTCTTCGTAGGTGCTTTTGAAGTTGACACACTGACTGCTCTCGCTCAGACGTATCTAGGCACACTGCCTGCGACGGATCGAGAAGAAACGTGGCAGGACGTAAACGTACAGTATCCCGAAGGTACGGTTGTCAAGACGGTATATAAGGGAGAAGAGCCACAGAGTCGTGTAAATATCACATTTAATGGAGACTATGAAGATTCCCGACAGGCTCGCCATCATATGGAATCCTTGGAGAGGCTCCTTGATATTCTCCTGTTCGAAGAATTGCGCGAGGAGCGTGGTGGAATCTACGGGGCGGGCGTCAGTGCTATACAGCTGCGGCGTCCCCAGGAAAGGTATCGATTTTCGATCAACTTTGGCTGTGACCCAGAGCGTGCAGAAGAATTGACGAATGCCGTATTCGAGACCATCAAAGAAATCAAGCAAAGTGGCGTGGAGGAAGATTATGTCGCACGGGTGCAGGAGCAGCAACGTCAGGCTCGGATCACGGATCTTGAGGAGAATCGGTTCTGGCTTAGTGCGCTGCGCAGCTCCTACTACTCGGACAGTGTTTCGGAGCCACTAGACATTCTACGTTATGACGAACTCGTGGATAGCCTGACCGCAGACGATCTGCAGCAAGCTGCTACAAAATGGCTGACTGATCGCTACGTACAGGTAACGCTCTTTCCCGAACAGCCCTGA
- a CDS encoding CPBP family intramembrane metalloprotease, whose translation MLGSERQRFIKGLRSLDLQTTVVLTLCALLLIVTFKFGSRDFFLDHIAPDGSRLQAWGWWFSIQGVTGFLIPVLVLVVGFRKKPAEIGLGLGDWKLALILFAAYVPIVLIGTWILSDGRVFQVEYPHYRGAVDSWSIFAIYHSLFLLYWIGWEYLWRGFVLFGTAHTFGVHAIFVQALPFALLHVHKPTSELVLSLLGGIVLGALVWRCRSFWIAVPIHSIQMLALDFWCSLRIRTGASGLGFEALRTALSGI comes from the coding sequence GTGTTGGGTTCCGAGAGACAACGGTTTATCAAGGGTCTGCGGTCATTGGATCTGCAGACGACGGTCGTACTCACGCTCTGTGCGCTGCTCCTAATCGTAACCTTTAAGTTCGGAAGCCGAGACTTTTTCTTAGATCACATTGCTCCCGATGGGAGCAGATTACAGGCATGGGGGTGGTGGTTTTCGATCCAGGGTGTGACCGGGTTTTTAATTCCGGTACTGGTTCTGGTGGTTGGGTTTCGAAAAAAGCCGGCAGAGATTGGGTTAGGGCTCGGTGACTGGAAATTGGCACTAATCCTGTTTGCTGCCTATGTGCCGATAGTACTCATTGGAACCTGGATACTCTCGGATGGAAGAGTTTTTCAGGTGGAATACCCACATTATCGTGGAGCTGTGGACTCCTGGTCCATTTTTGCAATCTACCACTCACTCTTTCTGTTGTATTGGATTGGCTGGGAGTACCTCTGGAGGGGGTTTGTGCTGTTCGGGACAGCACATACGTTTGGAGTGCATGCGATTTTCGTTCAGGCACTCCCTTTCGCCCTATTGCATGTACATAAGCCCACCAGCGAATTGGTCCTCTCATTATTGGGAGGCATTGTTCTGGGGGCGCTGGTTTGGCGTTGTCGCTCTTTCTGGATCGCAGTGCCGATTCACTCTATTCAGATGTTGGCACTGGATTTCTGGTGCAGCCTTCGAATTCGTACGGGGGCGAGTGGTTTAGGGTTCGAAGCATTACGTACGGCTCTGTCCGGGATATAG
- a CDS encoding S9 family peptidase yields the protein MRILLIGFCFFATSVTAQIEREPILATDLLKIQQLGSVTAAPNGRYVAYTVRSIIPDGDDDYRYQSEIWMAAADRSEPPKQMTYGGGNSPVWHPDSERITFLRSVEGNSQVFEISIYGGEARQLFSFEHGVSEPQWSPDGENILFSTTLSRDEVLELTGITPEWSQERPGRSSWEDHTAEANPDGELANVRAWLDKNRRDANPRLLNRLNFQGELDLSPEYRSRHYFVANLAGDDPEIKMVTTGHYSFSGATWLLDNRQIVVSGYPETAGHPDREQDRDLFLVDIESSRKRLLLDIGGYRLTSPIVSPSGRFITFQASSLTDPGYAQSELGYFAIDGLSPPEMLTLDFDRSIRSVKWSHDEWFVYFTAPSEGGVPLYRASVNEGRPALPTVEPPTDSLLVDSLAQSARSFFYRGELLHRGLPVTQMTENSRGIGSYDITTAMAYMVTTQVLNPSELHASSMDFESSTAITAHNSGWLQNKALSFPAEYRLQRDTLSLQYWVMPPTFQAPGQTYPLLVAIHGGPASMWGPGEATMWHEFQFLTAQGYGLVYSNPRGSGGYGHAFRRANYQDWGVGPAGDVLAAASEVTRRTRWVNADRQVVAGGSYAGYLTAWIVSQDQRFKAAVAQRGVYDLSTFFGEGNAWRLVPNHFGGFPWEAGVLLRANSPITFVDQIHTPLLIMHADNDLRTGVIQSEVLYKSLKALERPVEYVRYPNAGHNLSRTGNPKQRIDRLLRIWEFMERHVGSGS from the coding sequence ATGCGCATCCTATTGATTGGATTTTGCTTCTTCGCCACCAGTGTTACTGCCCAGATTGAGCGGGAGCCCATTTTAGCTACTGACTTGCTAAAGATTCAGCAGCTTGGCAGTGTCACTGCAGCCCCCAATGGGCGCTACGTTGCCTATACAGTTCGTTCTATCATTCCAGATGGAGACGACGATTACCGGTATCAATCTGAAATCTGGATGGCCGCCGCGGATCGGTCGGAGCCCCCCAAACAGATGACCTATGGAGGAGGGAACTCTCCTGTGTGGCATCCAGATAGTGAGCGGATCACATTTCTGCGCAGTGTGGAGGGGAACTCTCAGGTTTTTGAGATCTCCATTTACGGTGGAGAAGCAAGGCAGTTGTTCAGTTTTGAGCACGGAGTCAGTGAACCGCAATGGTCGCCCGACGGGGAGAATATACTTTTTTCTACAACGCTCAGCAGAGACGAAGTCCTTGAGCTCACCGGAATTACGCCAGAGTGGTCACAGGAGCGTCCGGGGAGATCGTCCTGGGAGGATCATACCGCGGAGGCAAACCCAGATGGAGAACTGGCAAACGTGAGAGCGTGGCTGGACAAAAATCGTAGAGATGCCAATCCACGTCTATTGAATCGGCTGAATTTTCAGGGTGAATTAGACTTATCCCCGGAGTATCGTTCAAGGCACTATTTCGTTGCAAACCTAGCTGGTGATGATCCAGAGATCAAGATGGTTACGACGGGGCATTACAGCTTCAGTGGTGCAACATGGCTTTTGGACAACCGCCAGATCGTAGTAAGTGGTTATCCTGAGACTGCAGGCCATCCTGACCGGGAGCAGGATCGGGACCTGTTTCTCGTTGACATAGAATCTTCGCGCAAGCGTTTATTGCTTGACATTGGAGGCTATCGTTTGACTTCTCCAATCGTCTCCCCCAGTGGGCGGTTTATCACGTTCCAGGCGAGCAGTCTCACCGATCCCGGGTACGCGCAATCCGAACTTGGATATTTTGCCATTGATGGGTTGAGTCCCCCCGAAATGCTGACCCTTGACTTTGATCGGAGTATTAGGAGTGTCAAGTGGTCTCATGATGAGTGGTTTGTGTATTTCACAGCTCCATCCGAGGGGGGTGTACCGCTGTACCGGGCATCCGTCAATGAAGGTCGGCCAGCACTTCCAACAGTAGAGCCCCCCACTGACTCACTTCTGGTTGACAGTTTAGCCCAGAGTGCGAGGTCATTCTTTTATCGTGGGGAATTGCTCCACCGGGGACTTCCCGTTACACAGATGACAGAAAATAGTCGGGGCATTGGTAGCTATGACATTACAACGGCCATGGCTTATATGGTAACAACCCAGGTTCTCAATCCATCAGAGCTGCATGCCTCTTCAATGGATTTTGAATCATCAACGGCGATCACAGCGCACAATTCAGGATGGCTTCAGAATAAAGCATTGAGCTTTCCGGCAGAGTACCGTTTGCAGAGGGATACTCTTAGTTTGCAGTATTGGGTAATGCCCCCCACATTCCAGGCTCCGGGACAGACATATCCCCTCCTGGTTGCCATTCACGGAGGCCCCGCGTCAATGTGGGGGCCAGGTGAAGCCACGATGTGGCATGAGTTCCAGTTTTTGACTGCACAAGGCTACGGCTTGGTCTATTCCAATCCTCGTGGGTCTGGTGGATACGGGCATGCATTCCGTCGGGCAAATTATCAGGATTGGGGGGTAGGCCCCGCTGGAGATGTACTGGCTGCAGCGTCCGAGGTGACGAGGAGGACTCGGTGGGTGAATGCGGATCGTCAGGTAGTGGCGGGTGGTTCCTATGCCGGATACCTCACGGCCTGGATTGTATCTCAGGATCAGCGATTCAAGGCTGCGGTTGCTCAGCGCGGAGTCTATGACTTGAGTACATTTTTTGGCGAGGGCAATGCCTGGCGCCTAGTGCCGAATCATTTCGGAGGGTTTCCCTGGGAAGCGGGTGTACTTCTAAGAGCGAACTCGCCGATTACGTTTGTTGATCAGATCCATACACCACTTTTGATCATGCATGCAGATAATGATCTTCGAACCGGCGTTATTCAGAGTGAGGTGCTGTACAAAAGCTTAAAGGCACTGGAGCGTCCAGTGGAATATGTGCGGTACCCGAATGCAGGACATAACCTCTCACGTACCGGCAATCCGAAACAACGTATTGATCGACTCTTGCGAATTTGGGAGTTTATGGAGCGCCATGTAGGAAGTGGGTCATAG